A stretch of the Gemmatirosa kalamazoonensis genome encodes the following:
- a CDS encoding APC family permease — protein MTTSHRTLERTLGTWDLVLIVVGTVIGSGIFIVPATVLRQTGGLLGPALLVWLVAGVLSLLGALTYGELGASRPDAGGLYVYIRDAFGPLPAFLYGWTKFFVISAGSAATLAVAFTSYLQQFVALSPLAAKAIAIAMLAVIAAVNVRGTRQGARVQNLSTGLKVAAILVMSVALLSRGVGFASAPAAWPDAWSGGLLSGIGLAMIGVLWAYEGWQYVTFSAGEARDAQRTLPRALLVGTAVLIAIYLLANVGYVAALGVDGAQRTDRVAATAVAALYGGAAGKLIAAVILVSMFSATNGLTLTAPRLFYAMARDGVFFRKLGEVHPRFGTPAVSILAGTAWAMVLAASGTFEQLLTYVVFAGWIFYGLGAAAVFALRKKEPDAPRPFRVPGYPVTPALFVLAAAAIVVNAMISAPGRAAVGLLGVATGVPAYFLWRRRAVVIDTTPRTSLP, from the coding sequence ATGACGACTTCACACCGTACACTGGAACGCACGTTAGGCACGTGGGACCTCGTGCTCATCGTCGTCGGCACGGTGATCGGGTCGGGCATCTTCATCGTCCCGGCCACGGTGCTGCGGCAGACGGGCGGGCTCCTCGGACCCGCGCTGCTGGTGTGGCTCGTGGCCGGCGTGCTGTCGCTGCTCGGCGCGCTCACGTACGGGGAGCTCGGCGCGTCGCGGCCCGACGCGGGAGGACTCTACGTCTACATCCGCGATGCGTTCGGGCCGCTGCCGGCGTTCCTCTACGGGTGGACGAAGTTCTTCGTCATCAGCGCCGGCTCGGCGGCGACGCTCGCGGTGGCGTTCACCTCGTACCTCCAGCAGTTCGTCGCGCTGTCGCCGCTCGCCGCGAAGGCGATCGCGATCGCGATGCTCGCCGTGATCGCGGCGGTGAACGTGCGCGGCACGCGGCAGGGCGCGCGCGTGCAGAACCTGAGCACGGGGCTCAAGGTGGCGGCGATCCTCGTCATGAGCGTGGCGCTGCTGTCGCGCGGGGTGGGGTTCGCGTCGGCGCCCGCGGCGTGGCCCGATGCATGGTCGGGCGGGCTGCTGTCGGGGATCGGGCTCGCGATGATCGGCGTGCTGTGGGCGTACGAGGGGTGGCAGTACGTCACGTTCTCGGCCGGCGAGGCGCGCGACGCGCAGCGCACGCTGCCGCGCGCGCTCCTCGTCGGCACCGCGGTGCTCATCGCGATCTACCTGCTCGCGAACGTCGGCTACGTCGCCGCGCTCGGCGTCGACGGCGCGCAGCGCACCGACCGCGTGGCCGCGACCGCGGTGGCGGCGCTCTACGGCGGCGCGGCGGGCAAGCTCATCGCGGCGGTGATCCTCGTGTCGATGTTCAGCGCGACGAACGGGCTCACGCTCACCGCGCCACGGCTGTTCTACGCGATGGCGCGCGACGGGGTGTTCTTCCGCAAGCTCGGCGAGGTGCACCCGCGCTTCGGCACGCCGGCCGTGTCCATCCTCGCGGGCACCGCGTGGGCGATGGTGCTCGCGGCATCGGGGACGTTCGAGCAACTGCTGACCTACGTCGTGTTCGCCGGGTGGATCTTCTACGGCCTCGGCGCCGCCGCGGTGTTCGCGCTGCGGAAGAAGGAGCCCGACGCGCCGCGGCCGTTCCGCGTGCCGGGCTACCCGGTGACGCCCGCGCTGTTCGTGCTCGCCGCCGCGGCGATCGTCGTGAACGCGATGATCTCGGCGCCGGGCCGCGCGGCGGTCGGGCTGCTCGGCGTGGCGACCGGCGTGCCGGCGTATTTCCTGTGGCGGCGACGGGCCGTCGTGATCGACACGACTCCACGTACGAGTCTTCCATAG
- a CDS encoding N-acyl-D-amino-acid deacylase family protein, protein MTRGILAVALVATLGARLPAQEYDVVIRNGRVLDGAGNPWILADVAIKDGRFARIGKIDAKGRTEIDARGKYVSPGWIDMMDQSGSVLPRNGLAENKLRQGVTTAIGGEGGTPVPASQIADYFKRLETQGISINFGTYFSETQTRVPVLGMSARAPNAAELDRMRAIMDTAMRAGAMGMTTALIYPPSSYATTDELVEVARAAAKYGGVYASHIRGEGKEVVQSVRELIEISERAGLPGEVFHLKVAHKPGWGVLMDSVRQLVDAARARGVDVAADMYVYTAGGTGLEATIPSWAFEGGDDSLKARLANPATRARLKRELGTGSPGWWNIVEAAGGWDGVVLVNARNPDNAKYENQTIAQIARETGKDPADAAWDLVAQGRGRVMAIYHMMGEADIETALRFPWTSIGSDAGAVLQLGTPDATGLPHPRSFGNATRVIARYVKERHVLTLEDAVRKMTSWPATRMRLADRGVIRQGAWADVTIFDLDQLQDRATYEKPMEFPTGIEWVLVNGVVVIDHGRHTGAKPGKVLRGPGAVN, encoded by the coding sequence ATGACACGTGGAATCCTCGCCGTCGCCCTCGTCGCGACGTTAGGCGCACGCCTGCCCGCGCAGGAGTACGACGTCGTCATCCGCAACGGCCGCGTGCTCGACGGCGCGGGGAACCCGTGGATCCTCGCCGACGTCGCGATCAAGGACGGCCGGTTCGCGCGGATCGGCAAGATCGACGCGAAGGGGCGCACGGAGATCGACGCGCGCGGCAAGTACGTGTCGCCCGGCTGGATCGACATGATGGACCAGTCGGGGAGCGTGCTGCCGCGCAACGGGCTGGCCGAGAACAAGCTGCGACAGGGCGTCACCACCGCGATCGGCGGCGAGGGCGGCACCCCCGTGCCGGCATCGCAGATCGCCGACTACTTCAAGCGGCTCGAGACGCAGGGCATCAGCATCAACTTCGGCACGTACTTCAGCGAGACGCAGACGCGCGTCCCGGTGCTCGGCATGTCGGCGCGCGCGCCGAACGCGGCGGAGCTGGACCGCATGCGCGCCATCATGGACACCGCGATGCGGGCCGGCGCGATGGGGATGACGACGGCGCTCATCTATCCGCCGAGCTCCTACGCGACGACCGACGAGCTGGTGGAGGTCGCGAGGGCCGCCGCGAAGTACGGCGGCGTGTACGCGAGCCACATCCGCGGCGAGGGGAAGGAGGTCGTGCAGTCGGTGCGCGAGCTGATCGAGATCTCGGAGCGCGCCGGGCTGCCCGGCGAGGTGTTCCACCTCAAGGTCGCGCACAAGCCCGGCTGGGGTGTGCTGATGGACTCCGTGCGGCAGCTCGTCGACGCGGCGCGCGCGCGTGGCGTCGACGTCGCGGCCGACATGTACGTCTACACCGCCGGCGGCACGGGGCTCGAGGCGACGATCCCGAGCTGGGCGTTCGAGGGCGGCGACGACTCGCTGAAGGCGCGCCTCGCGAACCCGGCCACCCGCGCGCGCCTCAAGCGCGAGCTGGGCACCGGCTCGCCGGGGTGGTGGAACATCGTCGAGGCGGCCGGCGGCTGGGACGGCGTCGTGCTCGTGAACGCGCGCAACCCCGACAACGCGAAGTACGAGAACCAGACCATCGCGCAGATCGCACGCGAGACGGGGAAGGACCCCGCCGACGCGGCGTGGGATCTCGTCGCGCAGGGGCGCGGCCGCGTCATGGCAATCTATCACATGATGGGCGAGGCCGACATCGAGACGGCGCTCCGCTTCCCGTGGACGAGCATCGGGAGCGACGCCGGCGCCGTGCTGCAGTTAGGCACTCCCGACGCCACGGGCCTGCCGCACCCGCGCTCGTTCGGCAACGCGACGCGGGTGATCGCGCGCTACGTGAAGGAGCGTCACGTGCTCACGCTCGAGGACGCGGTGCGCAAGATGACCTCGTGGCCCGCCACGCGCATGCGCCTCGCCGACCGCGGCGTCATCCGCCAGGGCGCGTGGGCCGACGTGACGATCTTCGACCTGGACCAACTGCAGGACCGCGCGACGTACGAGAAGCCGATGGAGTTTCCCACGGGCATCGAGTGGGTGCTCGTGAACGGCGTCGTCGTGATCGACCACGGGCGACATACCGGCGCGAAGCCCGGGAAGGTGCTGCGGGGGCCGGGCGCGGTGAATTAG
- a CDS encoding DUF4097 family beta strand repeat-containing protein — MPRELSAVLLGTAAALLAAGAGAQPVGPVLWARAVEPTAGFKIYNPVGTLRIVGWDRDSIVVRGRLGRGERMYHDVTARGGKLGIDERADGGDARPSDLVIYLPRRSQIAVKTASADVSGADVSGWFYSVSGTIHLVGTSTSIDAESMSGNVSLDVSAPWVHARTGDGHLLLRGAPQDADVSTIGGTLDVASQATLRGRFASVTGDIHYVGTPPSGAILEFSNHSGSVDCLLPRGAAGVFELSTVTGDIVNGYTRVRPAAQPGRGRTLRVDLGGGGGHVSVRTFKGTIRLRGP; from the coding sequence ATGCCTCGTGAGCTCTCGGCCGTACTGTTAGGCACCGCGGCGGCGCTGCTCGCCGCCGGCGCCGGCGCGCAGCCGGTGGGACCGGTGCTGTGGGCGCGCGCCGTGGAGCCGACGGCCGGCTTCAAGATCTACAATCCGGTGGGCACGCTGCGCATCGTCGGGTGGGACCGCGACTCCATCGTGGTGCGCGGCCGACTGGGGCGGGGCGAGCGGATGTACCACGACGTCACGGCGCGCGGCGGGAAGCTGGGGATCGACGAGCGCGCCGACGGCGGCGATGCGCGGCCGAGCGATCTCGTGATCTACCTGCCGCGTCGCTCGCAGATCGCGGTGAAAACGGCGAGCGCCGACGTCAGCGGCGCCGACGTGTCGGGATGGTTCTACAGCGTGAGCGGCACCATCCACCTCGTGGGCACCTCGACGTCGATCGACGCGGAGTCGATGAGCGGCAACGTGAGCCTCGACGTGTCGGCGCCGTGGGTGCACGCGCGCACCGGCGACGGCCACCTGCTGCTGCGCGGCGCGCCGCAGGACGCCGACGTGTCGACGATCGGCGGCACGCTCGACGTCGCGAGCCAGGCGACGCTGCGCGGCCGCTTCGCGTCGGTCACCGGCGACATCCACTACGTCGGCACGCCGCCGTCGGGCGCGATCCTCGAGTTCTCGAACCACAGCGGCAGCGTCGACTGCCTCCTGCCGCGCGGCGCGGCCGGCGTGTTCGAGCTGTCGACGGTCACCGGCGACATCGTGAACGGCTACACGCGCGTGCGGCCAGCGGCGCAGCCGGGGCGCGGCCGCACCCTGCGCGTGGACCTCGGCGGCGGCGGCGGCCACGTGTCGGTGCGCACGTTCAAGGGGACGATCCGGCTGCGGGGGCCGTGA
- a CDS encoding zf-HC2 domain-containing protein, which yields MTAFDTGQHLTEAERQGAADGSLPEPRRRRVAEHLAACGECDADVARLRRVVTLARASEPLAAPLDELWPDIRARIERDKVVALVPAAPPPRRAIRWQWVSGLGAAGLAAAAGLVMVLRANRPAPIDGSAPAGSSGDAAFVSAEADSSRAYEQQVQALLDEMALRRAMLRPDVAARMDHDVRVIDAAIAELQDALRHDPNNAALRQLLAASYRQKRDLLKRVANAS from the coding sequence ATGACGGCGTTCGACACCGGCCAGCATCTCACCGAAGCCGAGCGGCAGGGCGCCGCGGACGGCTCGCTGCCCGAGCCGCGTCGGCGCCGCGTGGCGGAGCACCTCGCGGCGTGCGGCGAGTGCGACGCCGACGTCGCGCGCCTGCGACGCGTCGTCACGCTCGCCCGCGCGAGCGAGCCGCTGGCCGCGCCGCTCGACGAGCTGTGGCCCGACATCCGCGCGCGCATCGAGCGCGACAAGGTCGTCGCGCTGGTGCCCGCGGCTCCGCCACCACGTCGCGCGATCCGCTGGCAATGGGTGTCGGGGCTCGGCGCCGCGGGGCTCGCGGCCGCCGCCGGGCTCGTGATGGTGCTGCGCGCGAACCGGCCCGCGCCGATCGACGGCAGCGCGCCCGCGGGATCGAGCGGCGATGCGGCGTTCGTGTCCGCCGAGGCCGACTCGTCGCGTGCGTACGAGCAGCAGGTGCAGGCGCTGCTCGACGAGATGGCGCTCCGGCGCGCGATGCTGCGCCCCGACGTCGCCGCGCGCATGGACCACGACGTGCGCGTGATCGACGCCGCGATCGCCGAGCTGCAGGACGCGCTGCGCCACGACCCGAACAACGCCGCGCTGCGCCAGCTCCTCGCCGCGTCGTACCGACAGAAGCGCGACCTCCTCAAGCGGGTGGCGAATGCCTCGTGA
- a CDS encoding RNA polymerase sigma factor, translating to MTNGAARLAAAHDVVRRAQQGDVEAFASLYRAHGPAVFSLVRRMLGDERAARDLVQDVFVRAWERLASFRGDSAFGTWLHRLAANLVVETLRAARRDVLRFTDDDADTTPATRSDTDAIDARLDLDAALVGLAAGARAVFVLHDLEGYSHEEIAQMTGIAAGTARAQLWRARRHLMKRLDP from the coding sequence GTGACCAACGGCGCGGCGCGTCTCGCGGCGGCGCACGACGTCGTCCGCCGCGCGCAGCAGGGCGACGTGGAGGCGTTCGCGTCGCTCTACCGCGCGCACGGACCGGCGGTCTTCTCTCTCGTGCGCCGCATGCTCGGCGACGAGCGCGCGGCGCGCGATCTGGTGCAGGACGTGTTCGTGCGCGCGTGGGAGCGGCTCGCCTCGTTCCGCGGCGACAGCGCGTTCGGGACGTGGCTGCACCGGCTCGCCGCCAACCTCGTCGTCGAGACGCTGCGCGCGGCGAGACGCGACGTGCTGCGCTTCACCGACGACGACGCGGACACCACGCCGGCGACCCGCTCCGACACCGACGCGATCGACGCGCGGCTCGACCTCGACGCGGCGCTCGTGGGACTCGCCGCCGGGGCGCGCGCCGTGTTCGTGCTGCACGACCTGGAGGGATACTCGCACGAGGAGATCGCGCAGATGACCGGCATCGCCGCCGGCACCGCACGGGCGCAGCTCTGGCGCGCCCGACGTCACCTGATGAAGCGACTCGACCCATGA
- a CDS encoding alpha/beta hydrolase-fold protein has product METGFDFYRAWRGDDFPRIVAISLEQQTPYFPDSYSVNSANNGPYGDAIVEEVIPALEKQFRLVSAPWARHVEGASTGGWQTLALQLQHPDFFGGAWVLQPDPIDFRRWQLVDIYADTNAFVVQTGPFTTTERPFRRTTEGQVVWTNRQLSRFEDVLGSRGRSGYQIEAWEAVYGPTDADGYPKPLWDKRTGTIDRSVAAYMRDHGFDLRDYAQRNWATLGPQLAGKLHFFAGDMDDFYLNLAVYRFEEFLKSTTNPRSDATFTYGRPTKGHSWHAWTWADFVRQVGAVMKRHAPAGHPALEGFP; this is encoded by the coding sequence ATGGAGACGGGGTTCGACTTCTACCGCGCCTGGCGCGGCGACGACTTTCCGCGCATCGTCGCCATCAGCCTCGAGCAGCAGACACCGTACTTCCCCGACTCGTACTCGGTGAACTCGGCCAACAACGGGCCGTACGGGGACGCGATCGTCGAGGAAGTGATCCCTGCGCTCGAGAAGCAGTTCCGGCTCGTGTCGGCACCATGGGCGCGGCACGTCGAGGGCGCGTCGACCGGTGGGTGGCAGACGCTCGCGCTGCAGCTCCAGCACCCCGACTTCTTCGGCGGCGCGTGGGTGCTCCAGCCCGACCCGATCGACTTCCGCCGCTGGCAGCTCGTGGACATCTACGCCGACACGAACGCGTTCGTCGTCCAGACGGGACCGTTCACCACCACCGAGCGGCCGTTCCGTCGCACGACCGAGGGACAGGTGGTGTGGACGAACCGCCAGCTCAGTCGCTTCGAGGACGTGTTGGGCAGCCGCGGGCGGTCGGGATATCAGATCGAGGCGTGGGAAGCGGTGTACGGCCCCACCGACGCCGACGGCTACCCGAAGCCGCTGTGGGACAAGCGCACCGGCACGATCGACCGGAGCGTCGCGGCGTACATGCGCGACCACGGGTTCGACCTCCGCGACTACGCGCAGCGCAACTGGGCCACGTTAGGCCCGCAGCTCGCCGGCAAGCTGCACTTCTTCGCCGGCGACATGGACGACTTCTACCTCAACCTCGCCGTCTACCGCTTCGAAGAGTTCCTGAAATCGACGACGAATCCGCGGAGCGACGCGACGTTCACGTACGGCCGCCCGACGAAGGGGCATTCGTGGCACGCGTGGACGTGGGCCGACTTCGTCAGGCAGGTGGGTGCGGTCATGAAGCGGCACGCGCCCGCCGGACACCCCGCTCTCGAGGGATTCCCATGA
- a CDS encoding MFS transporter yields MESSPAGLNRAWALFGVYGLFFGLTEGTEKALVADLVPRARRGTAFGWYNLAIGLAALPASLLFGFVWDRVGPPAAFTLGAFLALLAAIVLGFVRVDRR; encoded by the coding sequence GTGGAGTCGTCCCCGGCCGGGCTCAACCGCGCGTGGGCGCTGTTCGGCGTCTACGGGCTGTTCTTCGGCCTGACGGAAGGGACGGAGAAGGCGCTCGTGGCCGATCTCGTCCCGCGCGCGCGACGCGGCACGGCGTTCGGCTGGTACAACCTCGCGATCGGCCTCGCCGCGCTGCCCGCGTCGCTGCTGTTCGGCTTCGTGTGGGACCGCGTGGGGCCGCCGGCGGCGTTCACGTTAGGCGCGTTCCTCGCGCTGCTGGCGGCGATCGTGCTGGGATTCGTGCGGGTGGATCGGCGGTGA
- a CDS encoding peptidoglycan DD-metalloendopeptidase family protein, whose amino-acid sequence MPLAPNAEHRAPLPDSCPAARYVLPYPAGDAHEVWRTTEHDVVGNGHVGRWAIDFRMLIGSPIVAARAGVVVATRDSFPDDNGEDLHENFVFVRHADGTVARYLHLTRGGALVGVGDTVRQGQRIARSGNSGQSAGPHLHFDVQTCGPNLPPSYNALPCGRTVPVAFTNAWPPACTLEAAHTYRAMDASGTGWSLDTLHLDVRVAPDAARGRRLVVAGRATLRAPATGSTGPTLVVAPGAIAFDTIDVDGATVTYSPARDSAHVRLTVPAQAGAPLVARFRVAPRDDRVGRGVAVGAEGAFASWGANWYPWPAAAADADPDLAAPGTLRLSIPVAWHALSNGRLVDSTTVGAERVERWASDRAVAWSMTAAAYVVERRRVGTTDVAAYVMPRQRARIAAFAAAIPPMVAVLARAYGPYPFATFAIAAMPASIAPPGIVGRSEQGWFFAHEHALDGDSVPVALFAHELAHMWWPNLVDSRPPGDDMMDEGLASQGAALVVAARDGRAAARQWLHDGEPAWSARGYFHLWRIGADRPLMADYDPLTPRAKGPLVYEMIRDRLGDSVYFGVLRALAHDRAGGSASLADLRAALLRAAPNDHGLPRLLADWLDRGGAPVLDVAWRGAGAGRVRVRITQRTTPYALPLDVAVDGTGGTRTTRVALTDSVQTFDLPTAGRVTAVRLDPSHRLLLWEPAFGPVRGVTPAWSADRERAWLGAEVDWLARSYGARAVGVTVADGGAVVWRRGATPPPLGTAPAADTTVADVAARGTTVAVWRAARRAACVVRSDLPTLGVTLAEQVCQRVAVLWRWPTIPGRP is encoded by the coding sequence ATGCCCCTCGCGCCTAACGCCGAGCACCGCGCCCCACTGCCCGACAGCTGCCCCGCGGCCCGATACGTCCTCCCGTACCCGGCCGGCGACGCCCACGAGGTGTGGCGCACCACCGAGCACGATGTCGTCGGCAACGGCCACGTCGGCCGCTGGGCGATCGACTTCCGCATGCTGATCGGCAGCCCGATCGTCGCGGCGCGCGCGGGGGTCGTCGTCGCGACGCGCGACTCGTTTCCCGATGACAACGGCGAGGACCTGCACGAGAACTTCGTGTTCGTGCGGCATGCCGACGGCACGGTCGCGCGGTACCTCCACCTGACGCGCGGCGGCGCGCTCGTCGGCGTCGGCGACACGGTGCGACAGGGACAGCGCATCGCGCGCAGCGGGAACAGCGGGCAGAGCGCGGGGCCGCATCTCCACTTCGACGTGCAGACGTGCGGCCCGAACCTGCCGCCCAGCTACAACGCGCTCCCCTGCGGCCGCACCGTGCCCGTCGCGTTCACCAACGCGTGGCCGCCGGCGTGCACGCTCGAGGCGGCGCACACGTATCGGGCGATGGACGCGTCCGGCACCGGCTGGTCCCTCGACACGCTGCACCTCGACGTGCGCGTCGCGCCCGACGCCGCCCGCGGCCGGCGTCTCGTGGTCGCGGGCCGCGCCACGCTCCGCGCGCCGGCGACCGGGTCGACCGGACCGACGCTCGTCGTCGCGCCGGGCGCGATCGCGTTCGACACCATCGACGTCGACGGCGCGACGGTGACGTACAGCCCCGCGCGCGACTCGGCCCACGTCCGCCTGACCGTGCCGGCGCAGGCGGGCGCGCCGCTCGTCGCGCGCTTCCGCGTGGCGCCGCGCGACGATCGCGTCGGTCGGGGCGTCGCCGTCGGGGCCGAGGGCGCGTTCGCGTCGTGGGGCGCGAACTGGTACCCGTGGCCGGCGGCGGCGGCCGACGCCGATCCCGACCTCGCCGCGCCGGGCACGCTGCGGCTGTCGATCCCCGTCGCGTGGCACGCGCTGTCGAACGGACGGCTCGTCGACAGCACGACGGTCGGCGCGGAGCGCGTGGAGCGGTGGGCCAGCGATCGAGCCGTGGCGTGGAGCATGACCGCGGCGGCGTACGTCGTCGAGCGGCGGCGCGTCGGCACCACCGACGTCGCGGCGTACGTCATGCCGCGGCAGCGCGCGAGGATCGCGGCGTTCGCCGCGGCGATCCCGCCGATGGTCGCCGTGCTCGCGCGCGCGTACGGGCCGTACCCGTTCGCCACGTTCGCCATCGCCGCGATGCCGGCGTCGATCGCGCCGCCGGGGATCGTCGGGCGCTCCGAGCAGGGCTGGTTCTTCGCCCACGAGCATGCGCTCGACGGCGACAGCGTGCCGGTCGCGCTGTTCGCGCACGAGCTCGCGCACATGTGGTGGCCGAACCTCGTCGACTCCAGGCCGCCGGGCGACGACATGATGGACGAGGGGCTCGCCAGCCAGGGCGCGGCGCTCGTCGTCGCGGCGCGCGACGGACGCGCGGCCGCGCGGCAGTGGCTGCACGACGGCGAGCCGGCATGGAGTGCGCGCGGCTACTTCCACCTGTGGCGCATCGGCGCCGACCGCCCGCTCATGGCCGACTACGACCCGCTCACGCCCCGCGCGAAGGGCCCGCTCGTGTACGAGATGATCCGCGACCGACTCGGCGACTCCGTGTACTTCGGCGTGCTGCGGGCGCTCGCGCACGACCGCGCCGGCGGCTCGGCGTCGCTCGCCGACCTGCGGGCGGCGCTGCTGCGGGCGGCGCCTAACGATCACGGACTGCCGCGGCTCCTCGCCGACTGGCTCGACCGCGGCGGCGCGCCGGTGCTCGACGTCGCGTGGCGCGGCGCGGGCGCAGGACGCGTGCGGGTGCGCATCACCCAGCGCACGACGCCGTACGCGCTTCCGCTCGACGTCGCGGTGGACGGCACGGGCGGCACGCGCACCACGCGCGTCGCACTCACCGACTCGGTGCAGACGTTCGACCTCCCGACCGCGGGCCGCGTGACCGCGGTGCGCCTCGACCCGTCGCACCGACTGCTGCTGTGGGAGCCGGCGTTCGGCCCCGTGCGCGGCGTCACGCCGGCGTGGAGCGCGGACCGCGAGCGCGCGTGGCTCGGCGCGGAGGTCGACTGGCTCGCGCGGAGCTACGGCGCGCGCGCGGTCGGCGTCACCGTCGCCGACGGCGGCGCGGTCGTCTGGCGCCGCGGCGCGACGCCGCCGCCGTTAGGCACCGCGCCCGCCGCCGACACCACCGTCGCCGACGTCGCCGCGCGCGGCACCACGGTCGCCGTGTGGCGCGCCGCCCGCCGTGCCGCGTGCGTCGTGCGCTCCGACCTCCCCACGCTGGGCGTGACGCTCGCCGAGCAGGTGTGCCAGCGCGTCGCCGTGCTGTGGCGCTGGCCGACGATCCCGGGGCGACCGTAG
- a CDS encoding nuclear transport factor 2 family protein, which produces MRTVLHSILAAALLPHLIVPSRCHAQSAPPLMPYPITITAADSAAIRATALDYIDGWYAADAERMARALHPELAKRNVATDVQGRSRLIQMSAMSLVNGTRAGGGSRIPDAQRTHDVRILDAYAGAASVRVTAATWVDYMHLAKFNGRWVIVNVLWENEPVRP; this is translated from the coding sequence ATGCGCACCGTCCTGCACTCGATCCTCGCCGCCGCGCTGCTGCCGCACCTCATCGTCCCGAGCCGCTGCCATGCCCAGTCGGCGCCGCCGCTCATGCCGTACCCGATCACGATCACCGCCGCCGACTCGGCCGCGATCCGCGCCACGGCGCTCGACTACATCGACGGCTGGTACGCGGCCGATGCGGAGCGCATGGCGCGCGCGCTGCACCCCGAGCTCGCGAAGCGGAACGTGGCGACGGACGTGCAGGGGCGGAGCCGGCTGATCCAGATGAGCGCGATGTCGCTCGTGAACGGGACGCGTGCCGGTGGCGGCTCGCGCATCCCCGACGCGCAGCGGACGCACGACGTGCGGATCCTCGATGCGTACGCGGGCGCGGCGAGCGTGCGGGTGACGGCGGCGACGTGGGTGGACTACATGCATCTGGCGAAGTTCAACGGGCGGTGGGTGATCGTGAACGTGCTGTGGGAGAATGAGCCGGTGAGGCCGTGA
- a CDS encoding sensor histidine kinase yields MTSAAPPLALDDASARPMSRAARVAFYVALWTLLALLSALQSAARWTQAGRAVPWAPLLADRFADWYSCALFTPVYFWLAVRAPITRRMWQRTVPVHLAATAVIVVLKYAMYVAAGIAIGSIDGTRGYLATLGQLLARSFVYESMTMWAVDGAVHAIVFYRRAQEREAHAARLRAELTEARMDALSAQLRPHFLFNALNVVSSLMHRDVDAADAVLARLGDLLRRTLRAGDRHEVPLGEELAVLDDYLAIVGARFRDRLTTEVRAEPGTERALVPHFVLQPLVENALEHGIARRAGAGRVEVCAARLDGDRLRLTVADDGAGRAVDGADGAEGNGIGLTNTRRRLAALYGDAQRLTLADRAGGGLVVTVELPWRQAT; encoded by the coding sequence GTGACGTCCGCCGCTCCTCCCCTCGCGCTCGACGACGCGAGCGCCCGCCCGATGTCGCGCGCGGCGCGTGTCGCGTTCTACGTCGCGCTGTGGACGCTGCTCGCGCTGCTCTCGGCGCTGCAGAGCGCGGCGCGGTGGACGCAGGCCGGCCGCGCCGTGCCGTGGGCGCCGCTGCTCGCCGACCGCTTCGCCGACTGGTACTCGTGCGCGCTGTTCACGCCGGTCTACTTCTGGCTCGCCGTCCGCGCGCCGATCACGCGGCGCATGTGGCAGCGTACGGTGCCCGTGCACCTCGCGGCGACGGCCGTGATCGTCGTGCTGAAGTACGCGATGTACGTCGCGGCGGGGATCGCGATCGGCAGCATCGACGGGACGCGCGGCTACCTGGCCACGCTCGGCCAGCTCCTCGCGCGCTCGTTCGTGTACGAGAGCATGACGATGTGGGCGGTGGACGGCGCCGTGCACGCAATCGTGTTCTACCGGCGCGCGCAGGAGCGCGAGGCGCACGCGGCGCGCCTTCGCGCGGAGCTCACCGAAGCGCGCATGGACGCGCTCAGCGCGCAGCTCCGGCCGCACTTCCTGTTCAACGCGCTCAACGTCGTCTCGTCGCTCATGCATCGCGACGTCGACGCGGCCGACGCGGTGCTCGCACGCCTCGGCGACCTGCTGCGCCGCACGCTGCGCGCCGGCGACCGGCACGAGGTGCCGTTGGGCGAGGAGCTCGCCGTGCTCGACGACTATCTCGCCATCGTCGGCGCGCGCTTCCGCGACCGGCTCACGACCGAGGTGCGCGCGGAGCCGGGCACCGAGCGCGCGCTCGTGCCCCACTTCGTGCTGCAGCCGCTCGTCGAGAACGCGTTGGAGCACGGCATCGCGCGGCGCGCGGGCGCCGGTCGCGTGGAGGTGTGCGCGGCGCGCCTCGACGGCGATCGCCTGCGCCTCACGGTCGCCGACGACGGTGCCGGACGTGCCGTCGACGGCGCCGACGGAGCGGAGGGAAACGGCATCGGGCTGACGAACACGCGCCGCCGTCTCGCCGCGCTGTACGGCGACGCGCAGCGGCTCACGCTCGCCGATCGCGCGGGCGGTGGGCTCGTGGTGACGGTGGAGCTGCCGTGGCGCCAGGCGACGTGA